The Polaribacter sp. KT25b genome contains the following window.
TTTTCTAGCAATGTACTTTTTAAAGTTGCTTTTGCTTCTTTATAATTAAAAATCATAGTACAATCAGCATCAGCTCCAGATTCAAAAAAAGTTGCTTCGGCATCAATAGAATTAGGTTTTCCTAAAGTTGATAATGCTGCAAAAATTGGATAAATTCCAATATCTAACAAACTTCCACCACCAACTTCTTTTTTAAAAACTCTACTATTTTCATCATAAATAGGATGAAAACCAAAATCTGCTTCTAAGCTTTTAATTTTTCCGAATTTTTCACTTTTTACAATCTCTAAAACATATTTAAAATGTGGCAAAAAGAATGTCCATAAAGCTTCCATTAACAATATATTATGTTCTTTGGCAACCGCAATCATTTCTATTACTTCTTGCAAATTCATTGCAAAAGGTTTTTCGCACAAAACCGCTTTTTTATGCTGTAAACAAAGTATAGAATGTTCTTTATGAAAACTATGTGGTGTAGCAATATAAACTGCATCTACATCAGCATCTTTTGCCAAAGCTTCATAAGAATTATAGGCTTTTTTCGCGTTGTGTTTCTCTGCAAATTCATTAGCATTTTGCAAATTTCTAGAAGCAACAGCTACTAATTCAGTATTTTCTAAAGTTGCTAAATCTGTAGCAAATTTATTTGCTATTTTTCCAAGTCCGATAATTCCCCAACGTATTTTTCTTTTTTCCATAATTTACTCAATTTCTATAGTTTCTAAATTATCACTCGTATTGTTATTTGAAGGAATAAAAAACTGCAATACAATTGCAATTCCCATTACCAAAGCACATCCTAATAAATTTAACCATAAATATGGCAACCAATCTAAATACCAAACTAAAATAATTAAAATTTGAGTAATTAAAGCAGCAACAAAGACGGCATTTCCTTTTACAAATTTAACAAAAAATGCAAGCAAGAAAATACCCAACACATTTCCATAAAAAATAGAACCAATAATATTTACTAACTGAATTAAATTATCAAATAAATTAGCAATACACGCTACAGAAATTGCAATAATTCCCCAACCTAGTGTAAACCATTTTGATGCTTTTACATAATGTTCTTCGCTTTTTTCTTCCTTTACATTTCGCTTGTATAAATCGATAG
Protein-coding sequences here:
- a CDS encoding Gfo/Idh/MocA family protein; the encoded protein is MEKRKIRWGIIGLGKIANKFATDLATLENTELVAVASRNLQNANEFAEKHNAKKAYNSYEALAKDADVDAVYIATPHSFHKEHSILCLQHKKAVLCEKPFAMNLQEVIEMIAVAKEHNILLMEALWTFFLPHFKYVLEIVKSEKFGKIKSLEADFGFHPIYDENSRVFKKEVGGGSLLDIGIYPIFAALSTLGKPNSIDAEATFFESGADADCTMIFNYKEAKATLKSTLLENTPTHAIFTFDKAIVKINTQFHAPSTVTILENGKEETIDFGYKTIGYNFETAHFNQLLRDGKKESDIMTFEFSKNLIKTLDKVRGIIGLEYS